From Prionailurus viverrinus isolate Anna chromosome B2, UM_Priviv_1.0, whole genome shotgun sequence, the proteins below share one genomic window:
- the LOC125165165 gene encoding olfactory receptor 2W1-like, with the protein MVNDSHFGGFTLLGFQGQPQLEMIISGVVFLFYTIALMGNMAIVLLSFLDERLQTPMYFFLRNLAILDLCYTTNIVPQMLANIWGKDKRITFGGCVLQLFIDMVLCSVECILLAVMSYDRFNAVCKPLHYMTIMNPQLCQTLVAMTWGVGVTNCMILSPYAMSLPRCGNHHLDHFFCEMSAMIKIACVDTTAMEETTFAMCLIIVLVPLLLILVSYGFIAIAVLKIKSAAGRQKAFGTCSSHLIVVSIFYGTVIYMYIQPGNSPSQDEGKLLSIFYSIVTPSLNPLIYTLRNKEFKGAMKRLIGKEKRSLETTGQ; encoded by the coding sequence atggtcAATGACAGCCACTTTGGTGGATTTACACTCCTTGGATTCCAGGGGCAGCCACAGCTGGAGATGATCATCTCTGGGGTTGTCTTTCTCTTCTACACCATTGCCTTGATGGGAAATATGGCCATCGTCCTGCTTTCTTTCCTAGATGAACGTCTCCagacccccatgtacttcttccttagGAATTTGGCCATCTTGGATCTCTGTTATACCACAAATATAGTCCCACAGATGTTGGCCAATATCTGGGGCAAAGACAAGAGAATTACGTTTGGTGGCTGTGTCCTTCAACTTTTCATTGATATGGTACTGTGCTCAGTGGAATGTATCCTTCTGGCTGTGATGTCTTATGACCGATTCAATGCTGTCTGCAAGCCTCTGCACTACATGACCATTATGAACCCCCAACTCTGTCAAACCCTGGTGGCCATGACCTGGGGAGTTGGTGTTACTAATTGCATGATACTTTCACCCTATGCCATGAGTCTTCCCCGATGTGGGAACCACCATTTGGATCACtttttttgtgaaatgtctgCAATGATCAAGATTGCGTGTGTGGACACCACAGCCATGGAGGAAACCACATTTGCTATGTGCCTGATTATAGTTCTTGTTCCCCTTCTTCTCATTCTGGTTTCTTATGGCTTCATTGCTATAGCTGTGTTGAAGATCAAATCTGCAGCAGGGAGACAGAAAGCATTTGGGACCTGTTCCTCCCACCTCATTGTGGTGTCCATCTTCTATGGGACTGTTATCTACATGTACATCCAGCCAGGAAACAGTCCATCTCAGGATGAAGGTAAACTTCTCAGTATCTTTTATTCCATTGTTACTCCCAGCTTGAACCCCCTGATCTACACACTAAGGAATAAGGAGTTCAAGGGGGCCATGAAGAGGctgattggaaaagaaaaacgtTCCTTGGAAACAACAGGACAATGA
- the LOC125165166 gene encoding olfactory receptor 2W1-like — MVNNSHFGGFILLGFPGQPQLEMIISGVVFLFYTIALMGNMAIILLPLLDERLQTPMYFFLRNLAILDLCYITNIVPQMLVNVWGKDKKISFGGCAFQLFTDVTLCTVECMLLAVMSYDRFNAVCKPLHYMTIMNPQLCRTLVAMTWGVGVTNCMMLSPYAMSLPRCGNHHLDHYFCEISAMVKIACVDTTAMEETLFALCFFIFLTPLLLILVSYGFIAIAVLKIKSAAGRQKAFGTCSSHLIVVSIFYGTVIYMYIQPGNSPSQDEGKLLSIFYSIVTPSLNPLIYTLRNKEFKGAMKRLIGKEKHSLETTGH, encoded by the coding sequence atggtCAACAATAGCCACTTTGGTGGATTTATACTCCTTGGATTCCCAGGGCAGCCACAGCTGGAGATGATCATCTCTGGGGTTGTCTTTCTCTTCTACACCATTGCCTTGATGGGAAATATGGCCATCATCCTGCTGCCGTTACTGGATGAACGTCTCCagacccccatgtacttcttccttagGAATTTGGCCATCTTGGATCTCTGTTATATCACAAATATAGTCCCACAGATGTTGGTCAATGTCTGgggcaaagacaaaaaaatctctTTTGGTGGCTGTGCCTTTCAACTTTTCACTGATGTGACACTATGCACAGTCGAATGTATGCTTCTGGCTGTGATGTCTTATGACCGATTCAATGCTGTCTGCAAGCCTCTGCACTACATGACCATTATGAACCCCCAACTCTGTCGAACCCTGGTGGCCATGACCTGGGGAGTTGGTGTTACTAATTGCATGATGCTTTCACCCTATGCCATGAGTCTTCCCCGATGTGGGAACCACCATTTGGATCACTATTTTTGTGAAATATCTGCAATGGTGAAGATTGCATGTGTGGACACCACAGCCATGGAGGAAACCTTATTTgcattatgtttttttattttcctcacacCACTCCTTCTCATTCTAGTTTCTTATGGCTTCATTGCTATAGCTGTGTTGAAGATCAAATCTGCAGCAGGGAGACAGAAAGCATTTGGGACCTGTTCCTCCCACCTCATTGTGGTGTCCATCTTCTATGGGACTGTTATCTACATGTACATCCAGCCAGGAAACAGTCCATCTCAGGATGAAGGTAAACTTCTCAGTATCTTTTATTCCATTGTTACTCCCAGCTTGAACCCCCTGATCTACACACTAAGGAATAAGGAGTTCAAGGGGGCCATGAAGAGGctgattggaaaagaaaaacattccttgGAAACAACAGGACACTAA